The sequence below is a genomic window from Vibrio navarrensis.
CCGATGAGGTCGGCTTTGCGGTGTATCGCTTGAATTTGCAGAAATAACTTTTCTGTCGAAGAGAAATCCTTAAACTCAAAACCGCTGTCACTTGGCAGCGGTTTTTTTTAGGGATCGCTATGGTTGCTCGTTTCACCCAATATCTACAACAGCTCAACCTCTCAAACGAGGCCATTCAAGGCGTACTCGCCAACGCCAAAGAGTTGCAGTTACCGACTCGGCACATATTGATCCATCAAGGTGAAGCGCCGCAGCACTGCTATTTCCTGTTGGATGGACTTTGCCACGCCTGCTATCTGACAGAATCAGGCAAAGAGTTCAGCAAAGAGTTTTACTGGGAAGTCGATTGGATGATCGGCTTTGAAAGCCTGATCCGCGAGCAAGGCAGTCCATTTCTGCTGGAAAGTCTCACCCCAGTTCATCTGCTCACCTTTCCTATCGAATGCTTACAAGCTTGGCGAGCATCCGCTCATCCGTTATATCTCCACCTGCTCGAAACCCAATTGATTTACAAAGAGCGCAAAGAACGTTTCCTGCTGCTACACACCCCAGAGGAAAAGTATCATCTGTTTAAGCAGCTGTTTCCCGTGTTACTCGAAAGGCTCAGTGATCGGCAAATTGCCGCGTATCTGGGTATCACCCCGGTAAGCCTCAGCCGGATCAAAAAACGCCAACTGGATGAAAAACTTTAACTTATGTTAATGCCAAAAGTCGCCTGCAAGGCATACAGTATGCTTCTTATCGTTAAGCGGAAAACATCACCATGATCCAATGGCATCTTGTGCCTTTCTCACAGCTTTCAACCACTCAGCTGTATCAACTACTCAAACTGAGAGTCGACGTGTTTGTGGTCGAACAAAACTGCCCTTACCCTGAACTGGATGGCAACGATATTCTGCACGGAGTGCATCATTTGCTCGGTTATAAAAACGACGAGCTGGTGGCGTGTACTCGTCTTCTCCCCGCCGGCACCACTTACGACAGCGTCAGTATTGGCCGTGTAGCGACCAAACATAATGCACGCGGTGGCGGTTTGGGGCATCAGCTGATGCAACAGTCGATTATGCATTGCCAGCAGTTGTGGCCGAATGAGGCGATTGAAATCGGCGCGCAGGAACACCTCAAACCGTTCTACCAGCAGCACGGTTTTGTAGTCACTTCCGAAGTGTATCTGGAAGATGGCATTCCGCATGTCGATATGAAGCGAGCTTAAGCAGTGACGCCCGCGAGCTACGCGATCGTCCTATTGGTTGTCGGCAACCTGCTGGCAACCCTATCTGATGTCGCGGTGAAACTGATTGATGGTAACGTCTCACCATTTCAATACATGTTTCTCCGGCAGCTATTCTCATTATTGGTGATCACGCCACTGTGGCTGATGCAACGCAAAACACAACGAGCACTAACACAGCCGCGCATTACCTTAGCCCGAGCCCATCTGATCTTGATCGGCAGCGGCTGTATGATGGTTTCCATTACCTATTTACCCTTGGCAACCGCAAACGCCGTATTTTACGCCGCGCCATTATTGATGCTGCCCTTGTCAGTCTGGTTACTCAAAGAGAGACCTTCTCTGGCAAAAGTATTAGGCACTATGGTGGGATTTGTCGGTGTGTTGTTGGTATTGCGCCCTGAGCAATTTCATTGGGCAGCCTGTTTTGCGCTCGGCACCGCGCTCACCCTGGCTTTCTTTAATGTGTTGGTGAGAAAACTGCCCGCTGAGCAGACGGTGGTGACCACTTTGTGGTGGACAACGCTGCTGTCGCTGCCTGTCTCCCTGCTGCTGGCGCTGCTCTATTGGCGCCCACTCACGCCTACGCTCGCGGGATATATATTCGCCAGCTCAGTGTGCATTTTGGGTTATAACGGTCTCGCGGTCGCGGCGTATCGAAAAGCACCCGCCGGACAAATCGCGTTAGCGGAATACTCGGGCTTGCTGTTTGTGACCTTGATTGGCATGTATGCTTTCGCCGAATACCCTGATCGTGTCACTTGGGCTGGTATCTTACTGATTGTGTTGCCACTTTTTCCTTGGCAAAGCGTCTTTGCCAAGCTGCGTCACGGGCGGTTCGCAGAATAAAGCGAGGACAAACAGCTACTTACTGCGGCCAAAGCCCCCATCAGAAAGACGAAAGAACATCACCGAGCTGTTGCCTTTTTCCAACTGCAAAATATCAAGCTGTCCGGCCTCATTAAGCTTAAATCGGACCAATTGACCTTGTTTGATGTGACTCAGTGGTTTGTTGGCGCCTTCGATTTTAACCAAAGCATTCAGATCGCCCATCGCCAATTGATTAGCGCGAAACACTTGCGCGAGCGTGTCACCATTTTGCACCAAGTATTCTTGCCACATCGCCGATTTGCTATCACTTTGCTGTGAATCATGCTGCTCGCTCAATCCACGAGTATTGATGTCAAGCGCAACTCGTTGCGGCGCTTTTTCTACCACAGGTTGAGGGTCAAGTTTCTTCGTCGGCCAAAGCAAAAGAATCAGTAGTATCGGCACTAACACAGCAAGCGCTCGGCGATGCAAGGTCGGCAGGAAATCCCACAAGCGTTGAACTCGCATTAACAATGGCTTGAATTCGATTTTGGTTACGTTCTCTTTTGCAAGCGCCAAATAGTCAGTTTGTGGCTTCTTCTTTCTACGACGATTCATTGCAAACTTCTCCAAACCCCTTTGTTCCCTAGTATAAAAATACAAACCACCAGAGTATAGAGAATTACCCTCAAACTCGGTCAGTAGACGGTAAAAAAGCTGACATTCCGCCAAGAGTAAGAGCCTCATCACAGCACATAAGTTACATCGTTGTGAAGTAGAAAGATTTAAACCTCCAGTCGAAACTGTTATCCTTTGAGGCTTTGTTACGCGATAAAAGAGCGACTTTTATGTCTGATATTAAATTTGAAACGATAGAGCAAAAAGCCAGCTACGGTATTGGTCTGCAAATGGGTCAACAACTTGCGGGCTCTGGCCTTGACGGTCTGAACGTAGATGCCATTGCTGCGGGTATTGCTACCGCACTGACTGGTGACATGCCGGCAATCGAGGTTGACGAGATCAACAAAGCCCTGCAAGAACTTTACACACGTGCAGAAGCGGCACGTGCAGAGGCTGCAAAAGCGGCCGCTGCGGATGGCGAAGCATTCCTAAAAGACAATGCGCTACGCTCTGAAGTGACTGTTCTAGACTCTGGTCTGCAGTACGAAATCATCACTGAAGGTACTGGCGAGATCCCAACGTCAGACAAAACCGTTCGCGTTCACTACCACGGTGAACTCGTTGACGGAACAGTATTTGATAGCTCGGTGTCTCGCGGTCAGCCTGCACAGTTCCCGGTAACTGGCGTGATCAAAGGTTGGGTAGAAGCACTACAACTGATGCCTGTTGGCTCAAAATGGAAACTGTACATCCCACACGACCTTGCTTACGGTGAGCGTGGCGCTGGTGCATCGATTCCTCCATTTGCAGCACTCGTCTTTGAAGTGGAACTGCTCGCTATCGTTTAAGCACGGATTTCTACACGGATAACAAAAGCTGACTTCGGTCGGCTTTTTTTATATGCGAGGTGCGAGGTGCGAGGTGCGAGGTGCGAGGTGCGAGGTGCGAGGTGCGAGGTGCGAGGTGCGAGGTGCGAGGTGCGAGGTGCGAGGTGCGAGGTGCGAGGTGCGAGGTGCGAGGTGCGAGGTGCGAGGTGCGAGGTGCGAAATTTTTGCCAAAATCTCAGTATGATGTCAACAAAAAAGCCGAGCTATCGCTCGGCTTTTCCGTTCTTACGAACCTGATTACTCAGCAGCAGTTTCTTCAGCAGCTGGGCGATCTACAAGCTCAATGTATGCCATTGGAGCTTTGTCACCAGCACGGAAGCCAGCTTTTAGGATACGAGTGTAACCGCCCTGACGAGCAGCAAAACGTGGACCTAGTTCGTTAAATAGTTTTGCAACTACTTCGTTGTCACGAGTACGTGCAAACGCAAGACGACGGTTAGCAACACTGTCAGTCTTAGCTAGTGTAATCAAAGGCTCAACTACGCGACGTAGCTCTTTTGCTTTTGGCAATGTAGTCTTGATAACTTCATGACGTACAAGAGAGCTAGCCATGTTGCTAAACATCGCTTTACGATGTGAGCTGTTGCGGTTGAGTTGACGACCACTCTTACGATGGCGCATGACCTAATCCTTCTAACTAGTATCGATTAATCTTCAGCGATTGATGCAGGTGGCCAGTTTTCCAGGCGCATGCCCAGAGACAGACCACGTGACGCCAGTACGTCTTTAATCTCAGTAAGAGATTTCTTACCAAGGTTTGGCGTTTTAAGTAGCTCAACCTCAGTACGTTGTACTAGATCACCGATGTAGTGAATCGCTTCTGCTTTCAGACAGTTAGCAGAGCGAACTGTTAGTTCAAGATCGTCTACAGGACGGAGTAGGATCGGATCGAATTCTGGCTTCTCTTCTTTCTCCTCAGGAACACGTACATCACGAAGATCTACGAATGCATCCAATTGTTCAGCAAGAATAGTTGCTGCACGACGGATAGCTTCCTCAGGTTCAAGAGTTCCGTTAGTTTCCATATCGATAACAAGCTTATCGAGGTCAGTACGCTGTTCTACACGAGCTGCTTCAACGGCGTAGGCAATTTTGTCTACAGGGCTGAAAGTAGCGTCGACAAGTAGGCGACCGATTGGACGCTCATCTTCTTCAGTATGGATACGAGCTGAAGCTGGAACATAACCGCGACCACGTTCTACTTTGATACGCATAGCGATCTCGGCATTGTCATCCGTTAAGTGACAAATAACGTGTTCAGGGTTAGCGATCTCTACATCACCATCATGGGTGATGTCACCTGCAACCACAGGGCCCGAGCCTGATTTGTTCAGTGTAATGAACACTTCATCTTTGCCTTCGGCAACGCGTACAGCTAAACCTTTAAGGTTCAGAAGAATTTCAAGAATATCTTCCTGAACGCCTTCTTTGGTACTGTATTCGTGAAGTACGCCTTCAATTTCTACTTCTGTCACTGCGCAACCAGGCATAGAAGAAAGCAGAATACGGCGAAGTGCATTACCCAGAGTATGGCCGAAACCACGCTCTAATGGCTCAAGAGTTACTTTTGCGTGGGTCGAGCTGATCTGTTCAATGTC
It includes:
- a CDS encoding Crp/Fnr family transcriptional regulator, with product MVARFTQYLQQLNLSNEAIQGVLANAKELQLPTRHILIHQGEAPQHCYFLLDGLCHACYLTESGKEFSKEFYWEVDWMIGFESLIREQGSPFLLESLTPVHLLTFPIECLQAWRASAHPLYLHLLETQLIYKERKERFLLLHTPEEKYHLFKQLFPVLLERLSDRQIAAYLGITPVSLSRIKKRQLDEKL
- a CDS encoding GNAT family N-acetyltransferase, which codes for MIQWHLVPFSQLSTTQLYQLLKLRVDVFVVEQNCPYPELDGNDILHGVHHLLGYKNDELVACTRLLPAGTTYDSVSIGRVATKHNARGGGLGHQLMQQSIMHCQQLWPNEAIEIGAQEHLKPFYQQHGFVVTSEVYLEDGIPHVDMKRA
- a CDS encoding DMT family transporter, with amino-acid sequence MTPASYAIVLLVVGNLLATLSDVAVKLIDGNVSPFQYMFLRQLFSLLVITPLWLMQRKTQRALTQPRITLARAHLILIGSGCMMVSITYLPLATANAVFYAAPLLMLPLSVWLLKERPSLAKVLGTMVGFVGVLLVLRPEQFHWAACFALGTALTLAFFNVLVRKLPAEQTVVTTLWWTTLLSLPVSLLLALLYWRPLTPTLAGYIFASSVCILGYNGLAVAAYRKAPAGQIALAEYSGLLFVTLIGMYAFAEYPDRVTWAGILLIVLPLFPWQSVFAKLRHGRFAE
- a CDS encoding LysM-like peptidoglycan-binding domain-containing protein; its protein translation is MNRRRKKKPQTDYLALAKENVTKIEFKPLLMRVQRLWDFLPTLHRRALAVLVPILLILLLWPTKKLDPQPVVEKAPQRVALDINTRGLSEQHDSQQSDSKSAMWQEYLVQNGDTLAQVFRANQLAMGDLNALVKIEGANKPLSHIKQGQLVRFKLNEAGQLDILQLEKGNSSVMFFRLSDGGFGRSK
- a CDS encoding FKBP-type peptidyl-prolyl cis-trans isomerase — protein: MSDIKFETIEQKASYGIGLQMGQQLAGSGLDGLNVDAIAAGIATALTGDMPAIEVDEINKALQELYTRAEAARAEAAKAAAADGEAFLKDNALRSEVTVLDSGLQYEIITEGTGEIPTSDKTVRVHYHGELVDGTVFDSSVSRGQPAQFPVTGVIKGWVEALQLMPVGSKWKLYIPHDLAYGERGAGASIPPFAALVFEVELLAIV
- the rplQ gene encoding 50S ribosomal protein L17 — protein: MRHRKSGRQLNRNSSHRKAMFSNMASSLVRHEVIKTTLPKAKELRRVVEPLITLAKTDSVANRRLAFARTRDNEVVAKLFNELGPRFAARQGGYTRILKAGFRAGDKAPMAYIELVDRPAAEETAAE
- a CDS encoding DNA-directed RNA polymerase subunit alpha, with translation MQGSVTEFLKPRLVDIEQISSTHAKVTLEPLERGFGHTLGNALRRILLSSMPGCAVTEVEIEGVLHEYSTKEGVQEDILEILLNLKGLAVRVAEGKDEVFITLNKSGSGPVVAGDITHDGDVEIANPEHVICHLTDDNAEIAMRIKVERGRGYVPASARIHTEEDERPIGRLLVDATFSPVDKIAYAVEAARVEQRTDLDKLVIDMETNGTLEPEEAIRRAATILAEQLDAFVDLRDVRVPEEKEEKPEFDPILLRPVDDLELTVRSANCLKAEAIHYIGDLVQRTEVELLKTPNLGKKSLTEIKDVLASRGLSLGMRLENWPPASIAED